A genomic window from Lotus japonicus ecotype B-129 chromosome 1, LjGifu_v1.2 includes:
- the LOC130724441 gene encoding uncharacterized protein LOC130724441, with the protein MDKEASGVREKPAAGGDGGSLLLRASSDGMRQSGTTSDLVLQWGNRKRLRCMKVQVKDKDDSTGPVQRTTVRVDRRVVRTDNNKEPLNKPTIGSTSNSYSINNNNNNNNNNNQHHHHNQSNGYPNLRQRPSSPPHRILRNSETSSAMRGGGGGGQSNGVVRGIASPDRGGAHDKRGTHNNNHLNDNNKPAASSDTAHDSKKGGSSSGSGDAAPPVWPPKFVIALTNKEKEEDFLAIKGSKLPQRPKKRAKFVQRTLNLVSPGAWLCDLTLERYEVREKKVTKKRPRGLKAMGNMESESE; encoded by the exons ATGGATAAGGAGGCTAGCGGCGTTAGAGAAAAACCCGCCGCCGGAGGCGACGGTGGTTCGCTGCTGCTGAGGGCGAGTTCCGATGGGATGAGGCAGAGTGGAACGACGTCGGATTTGGTTTTGCAATGGGGGAACCGGAAACGGCTAAGGTGTATGAAGGTGCAGGTGAAGGATAAAGACGACTCAACCGGTCCGGTTCAGAGAACAACGGTTCGGGTGGATCGCCGGGTCGTTCGAACCGATAATAACAAGGAGCCTTTAAATAAGCCCACGATTGGTTCAACTTCAAACAGTTACAGTattaataacaataacaataacaataacaataataatcaGCACCACCATCATAATCAGAGTAACGGGTACCCAAATCTCCGTCAACGTCCCTCTTCGCCGCCGCATCGGATTCTCAG GAACTCGGAAACTTCAAGTGCTatgagaggaggaggaggaggaggacaaAGCAACGGGGTTGTTAGGGGAATTGCCTCGCCGGACAGGGGTGGTGCGCACGATAAGAGGGGGACCCACAACAACAACCACCTCAATGACAATAACAAACCCGCCGCTTCATCTGATACCGCGCACGATAGCAAGAAGGGTGGATCGTCTTCCGGCAGTGGGGACGCTGCTCCGCCGGTGTGGCCACCCAAGTTCGTGATTGCCTTGACTAACAAGGAGAAAGAAGAGGATTTTCTCGCCATTAAGGGCTCCAAGCTGCCTCAGAGACCCAAGAAGAGAGCTAAATTCGTACAACGCACCCTCAAT CTAGTAAGTCCAGGTGCATGGCTATGCGATCTTACCTTAGAACGATATGAGGTTAGGGAGAAGAAGGTAACCAAAAAG AGACCAAGGGGGTTGAAAGCAATGGGCAACATGGAATCGGAGTCTGAATAG